From Syntrophus gentianae, one genomic window encodes:
- the rpsU gene encoding 30S ribosomal protein S21 encodes MEVKVFDNDVEKALKILKNKLSKSGLFKELKVRRAYEKPSVKRKRKAIEARRRFAKVQRRRGA; translated from the coding sequence TTGGAAGTCAAAGTGTTTGACAACGACGTGGAAAAGGCTTTGAAGATTTTGAAAAACAAGCTTTCCAAAAGTGGGCTGTTCAAGGAGTTGAAAGTCCGAAGGGCTTATGAAAAACCATCGGTCAAACGTAAGAGAAAAGCCATTGAAGCGCGGCGTCGTTTTGCAAAGGTTCAAAGAAGAAGAGGCGCATAG
- a CDS encoding NYN domain-containing protein produces MHIIIDGYNLIRQSESLRHVEKQSLEAGRQALLQAVSLYRQQKGHRISVVFDGWESGSPFEERDRQGGITVIYSRRGEKADEVIKRMVLQKGEETIVVTSDRDVAGFALRRGATALSSLDFEAVISRTTVSAAPSSGADGPPPEKAEEEDSRKYGGTRKKGPAHRLSRREKAAMARFKKL; encoded by the coding sequence ATGCACATTATCATTGACGGCTATAATCTGATCCGACAAAGTGAAAGCCTCCGCCATGTTGAAAAACAGAGTCTGGAAGCCGGAAGGCAGGCATTGCTTCAGGCGGTCTCCTTATACCGGCAGCAGAAGGGCCATCGAATATCGGTCGTATTTGACGGCTGGGAAAGCGGCTCCCCCTTCGAAGAGCGGGATCGCCAGGGAGGAATAACGGTGATTTACTCCCGCAGGGGAGAAAAGGCCGATGAGGTCATTAAGCGCATGGTTCTGCAAAAGGGAGAAGAAACCATTGTCGTGACTTCGGATCGCGATGTCGCCGGGTTCGCCCTTCGGAGGGGCGCAACCGCCCTATCCTCGCTGGACTTTGAAGCCGTGATTTCCCGGACGACCGTTTCCGCAGCTCCCTCTTCCGGCGCCGACGGTCCTCCTCCTGAAAAAGCGGAAGAAGAGGATTCCCGAAAATACGGAGGTACCCGCAAAAAGGGACCCGCCCATCGGCTGTCCCGCCGCGAAAAGGCAGCCATGGCCCGTTTCAAAAAGCTATAA
- a CDS encoding 3-deoxy-D-manno-octulosonic acid transferase yields MLRRRRKRALEIRIEDQSPNFSRKGRNGVESMMYLYNLLLPLAALIGLPYYAVRMFVTGKYRKSLGPKLGYYADENVFSCLQGSPRIWVHAVSVGEVTAAAPVVAELRSRYPGACIVLSTSTETGQEMAGRLISQATELIYYPLDLPFVVAGMLKRVQPDIFVPTETELWPNFLSQCRKRGIRVVLVNGRISPRSFRRYGRTRFFWKGLLAGLDGLGMISETDARRVLALGALPEKVQVLGNTKYDSLASRTSAPLQEEIARKLDIRPGSPVFVAGSTHEGEEAVCLSVYRRLLEFDPEFKLILVPRHIERGSAVAELVRQAGFQDVIRVSEIDGGRKRVGERIVLVDVIGELFKVYSLATIVYCGGSLVPRGGQNILEAAAWGKVVFYGPSMEDFEGEKALLEEAGAGISVADEEELRERMLSLLADPEMLRRRGEQGRLAIAANAGAARRHADLIGDSLEGR; encoded by the coding sequence ATGCTTCGGCGGCGAAGGAAAAGGGCCCTGGAGATCCGCATTGAGGATCAAAGTCCTAATTTCAGCAGGAAGGGAAGAAACGGAGTCGAATCCATGATGTATCTCTACAATCTGTTACTGCCTCTGGCCGCCCTGATCGGTCTTCCCTATTATGCCGTCCGGATGTTCGTAACGGGGAAATACCGGAAGAGCCTTGGTCCCAAACTGGGTTATTACGCCGATGAAAATGTCTTCTCCTGCCTCCAGGGAAGTCCGCGCATCTGGGTCCATGCCGTTTCCGTGGGCGAGGTGACCGCGGCCGCTCCCGTCGTGGCCGAACTGAGGTCAAGATATCCCGGAGCCTGCATTGTCCTTTCAACGAGTACGGAAACAGGTCAGGAAATGGCCGGGCGACTGATTTCGCAGGCTACGGAACTAATCTACTATCCCCTCGATCTGCCCTTTGTCGTGGCCGGGATGTTGAAACGGGTGCAACCGGACATCTTCGTCCCCACGGAAACGGAGCTCTGGCCGAATTTCCTCTCGCAATGCCGGAAAAGGGGGATAAGGGTCGTTCTGGTCAATGGCCGCATCTCTCCCCGTTCGTTCCGCCGGTACGGTCGGACACGGTTTTTCTGGAAAGGCTTGCTGGCAGGCCTTGACGGTCTGGGCATGATTTCGGAAACCGATGCCCGAAGGGTTCTTGCCTTGGGAGCGTTGCCGGAGAAGGTCCAGGTCCTCGGCAACACCAAATACGACAGTCTGGCCTCACGGACTTCTGCCCCCCTGCAGGAGGAAATCGCCCGGAAACTGGATATCCGTCCCGGCAGTCCCGTCTTTGTGGCAGGGAGCACCCATGAAGGAGAGGAAGCCGTCTGTCTTTCCGTTTACCGGCGCCTTCTGGAGTTCGATCCGGAATTCAAGCTGATCCTGGTGCCGCGGCATATCGAGCGGGGTTCGGCGGTGGCGGAACTGGTCCGGCAGGCGGGTTTCCAGGATGTCATCCGGGTATCGGAGATAGATGGCGGACGGAAGCGGGTGGGGGAGCGCATTGTTCTCGTGGATGTCATCGGGGAATTGTTCAAAGTGTACAGTCTGGCGACAATCGTGTATTGCGGGGGAAGTCTGGTGCCTCGGGGAGGGCAGAATATCCTGGAGGCTGCTGCTTGGGGAAAGGTTGTCTTTTACGGACCGTCCATGGAGGATTTTGAAGGAGAAAAGGCGCTCCTGGAAGAGGCGGGAGCCGGTATCTCCGTGGCTGACGAAGAGGAATTGCGGGAAAGAATGCTCTCGCTGCTGGCCGATCCCGAGATGCTGAGGCGACGGGGCGAGCAGGGCAGATTGGCCATTGCCGCCAATGCCGGCGCGGCCCGGCGTCAC
- the holA gene encoding DNA polymerase III subunit delta, with protein MLADLRKGRPAPCYLLYGDAEYEIRDAFSKIVDLLLPPEDQALNLFIVDGEDEDPEQIGKNLLTLPLLPGRKIVAVRRTRLFHSRKTLNDLVKRIREQMNAQPQQAAKNFMTFLGIAGWNLDDFREDGWKSISNQDWQQAVEGDSGEDRIKWLPRVIEICIGLGLSGKSSAVSEADFLENILRSGLPEGNVLLLTAETVDKRKKLFKAINELGKVLTFQVEKGETRQKNTLMDSARTFLAEKGKGMASGAWDVLGRKTGFQLRTSMAALEKLVTYTGERKTIEASDVEEVVSRTREDKLFDLTAALGDKNLEKGLAVLRSLKDQGIHPLVVLAMLVREMRLLLHARWLRDQGALTGYSPRMDYGRYSKQVYPTVKAWGGQGGEVHIELADQHPYVVFNILRNSENFSEKRLRRHLEDLLVMDLAMKSTARDPDRMLERFLLDICQP; from the coding sequence GTGCTTGCTGACCTCCGGAAGGGGCGGCCGGCTCCCTGTTATCTGCTTTATGGCGATGCGGAATACGAAATTCGCGACGCCTTTTCGAAGATCGTTGACTTACTGCTCCCTCCTGAAGATCAGGCTTTGAATCTCTTTATTGTGGACGGTGAGGACGAAGACCCGGAGCAGATCGGGAAAAACCTTCTGACCTTACCCTTGCTTCCCGGAAGAAAGATCGTTGCGGTCCGCAGGACACGTCTCTTTCACTCCCGTAAAACGCTCAATGACCTGGTCAAGCGGATTCGTGAACAGATGAATGCCCAGCCGCAGCAGGCCGCAAAAAACTTTATGACTTTTTTGGGGATTGCCGGATGGAACCTTGATGATTTCCGCGAGGACGGCTGGAAAAGCATTTCCAATCAGGACTGGCAGCAGGCTGTAGAGGGAGACTCGGGAGAGGACCGGATCAAATGGCTGCCCCGGGTGATCGAGATTTGTATCGGCCTCGGGCTGAGTGGCAAAAGTTCTGCAGTCAGTGAAGCGGATTTTCTGGAAAACATTTTGCGAAGCGGCCTTCCGGAGGGCAATGTCCTCCTTTTGACGGCAGAAACCGTGGACAAGCGGAAAAAGCTGTTCAAGGCGATCAACGAACTGGGCAAGGTACTGACCTTTCAAGTTGAGAAAGGAGAAACCCGGCAAAAAAACACTTTGATGGATTCCGCCAGAACTTTTCTCGCGGAGAAGGGAAAAGGAATGGCTTCCGGGGCATGGGATGTCCTGGGCAGAAAAACGGGGTTTCAGCTACGGACTTCCATGGCGGCGCTGGAAAAGCTGGTAACCTATACGGGAGAACGGAAGACCATCGAGGCCTCTGATGTTGAGGAAGTCGTCAGTCGGACTCGAGAGGATAAACTCTTCGACCTGACCGCGGCGCTTGGGGATAAGAACCTGGAGAAGGGGCTTGCTGTCCTGCGCAGCTTGAAAGATCAGGGAATCCATCCCCTGGTCGTTCTGGCCATGCTTGTCCGGGAAATGCGGCTGTTGCTGCATGCGAGATGGCTTCGAGACCAGGGGGCGCTGACGGGATATTCGCCCCGGATGGATTACGGGCGGTATTCGAAGCAGGTTTATCCAACCGTAAAGGCCTGGGGTGGACAGGGGGGGGAAGTTCACATTGAGCTGGCGGATCAGCATCCCTATGTGGTTTTCAATATACTGAGAAATTCAGAGAATTTTTCAGAGAAAAGGTTGAGGCGTCATCTCGAGGATCTGCTGGTGATGGATCTGGCCATGAAGTCGACGGCCAGGGACCCCGATCGAATGCTGGAAAGATTTCTCCTGGATATCTGCCAGCCTTGA
- the rpe gene encoding ribulose-phosphate 3-epimerase, with product MKKIAPSILSADFSRLGEEIAAVEAAGADWIHIDVMDGRFVPNLTIGPPVIRSLRKITRLPFDVHLMIEKPEAHLDAFIDAGSDLLTVHLEAANHLHRTITHIKERGIQAGVSVNPATPLALLEEILPDMDLLLIMTVNPGFGGQHFIPTMLSKIRKAKAMISELAPHVLIEVDGGVNLDNLSTVAQAGADVLVAGSAVFSSGDYGHTLAAMHSLLKSLPHPSSPTA from the coding sequence ATGAAAAAAATTGCCCCTTCAATCCTCTCCGCCGATTTCAGCCGACTGGGCGAAGAAATCGCCGCCGTGGAGGCCGCCGGCGCGGACTGGATTCATATCGATGTAATGGACGGCCGTTTTGTACCCAACCTCACGATTGGACCACCGGTGATCCGATCGCTGCGGAAGATCACCCGTCTTCCCTTTGACGTCCATCTGATGATCGAAAAACCGGAAGCGCACCTGGACGCCTTTATCGATGCCGGCTCCGACCTCCTGACGGTTCACCTGGAAGCGGCAAATCACCTGCACCGCACAATTACCCATATCAAGGAGCGGGGCATCCAGGCCGGCGTCTCGGTCAATCCGGCAACGCCGCTGGCCCTTCTGGAAGAAATCCTTCCTGATATGGATCTGCTCCTGATCATGACCGTCAACCCCGGGTTCGGTGGACAGCATTTTATTCCCACGATGCTGTCCAAAATCCGCAAGGCCAAGGCCATGATTTCAGAACTTGCCCCCCACGTTCTGATTGAAGTGGATGGAGGGGTCAATCTGGATAATCTTTCAACCGTTGCTCAAGCCGGTGCGGATGTTCTTGTCGCGGGATCAGCCGTTTTTTCCAGTGGAGATTATGGCCACACCCTTGCCGCCATGCATTCCCTGCTGAAAAGCCTCCCGCATCCTTCATCCCCAACCGCCTGA
- a CDS encoding LOG family protein encodes MVEKQYLVDALSIEESWRIFRIMAEFVESIEELSTLGNAVSIFGSARVKPGDSCYQQAEYLSRRLAEKGFSVITGGGPGVMEAANKGAAEGGGKSVGMNIRLPFEQKPNPYANVSIDYKYFFIRKVMFVKYAVAYVIFPGGYGTLDELFEALTLIQTRRIKSFPVVLLGSAYWKGLMEWLSDTMLKENKILPEDLDLIRITDDPDDAVRYIQRFIIL; translated from the coding sequence ATGGTAGAGAAACAGTATCTTGTGGATGCTCTTTCGATTGAGGAATCGTGGCGCATATTTCGTATTATGGCCGAATTTGTGGAGAGCATCGAAGAACTTTCCACATTGGGGAACGCCGTCAGTATTTTTGGCTCTGCGCGGGTGAAACCGGGAGATTCCTGCTATCAACAGGCGGAATATCTGTCTCGGCGCCTTGCGGAGAAAGGGTTCAGCGTGATTACGGGTGGCGGGCCCGGTGTGATGGAGGCCGCCAACAAAGGAGCAGCGGAGGGCGGCGGTAAATCCGTGGGGATGAATATCCGTTTGCCTTTCGAGCAGAAACCGAATCCCTATGCGAATGTCAGTATTGATTACAAATACTTTTTCATCCGCAAGGTGATGTTCGTAAAATATGCCGTGGCCTACGTGATTTTCCCCGGAGGATATGGCACATTGGACGAACTCTTCGAGGCCCTGACCCTCATTCAGACTCGACGTATCAAAAGTTTCCCCGTTGTCCTGCTGGGAAGTGCCTACTGGAAAGGCTTGATGGAATGGCTGAGCGACACCATGCTGAAAGAGAATAAAATCCTGCCTGAAGATCTTGACCTCATCAGGATTACCGATGATCCCGATGATGCCGTTCGCTATATCCAGCGTTTTATCATTCTTTAA